From the Prochlorococcus sp. MIT 1223 genome, the window CCTAATACTCCAACAATGCTTGGGATAGGTGATGTTTCACCTGAAGTTTCAGGAGAAGGAGCTAATCAAAAAATCACACCAATAGATACTTGTGGAATTTCAATGGTGTCGATGGGATTACTTATTGATGAAGATCAACCAGTCATTTGGCGAGGGCCAATGCTTAATGGAATTATTCGACAGTTTCTTTATCAAACAAATTGGGGTAATAAAGATTTTTTAGTTGTTGATTTACCTCCTGGTACTGGAGATGCACAGTTGTCCTTGGCTCAATCGGTCCCTATGGCAGGAGTTTTAATTGTTACTACTCCTCAGAGAGTTGCGTTAGAAGATTCCAGACGAGGATTGGCAATGTTTAAAAAAATGAACGTACCAGTTTTAGGCGTGATTGAGAATATGACTGCATTTATCCCCCCAGATAATTCAAATAAAAGATATGAATTATTTGGAGCTGGTGGTGGTCAACAATTGGCAAGTGAAAATGATGTTCCGTTGCTATCTCAGATACCTATGGAAATGCCTATCTTGCAAAATGGGAACAAAACCATGCCTCTAGTAAATATTGCGCCTGATTCTATAACTGCTACAGAATTTAAAAGATTGTCCCGACTAATTATTAATCAATTAATTAAGACTAAAAATTAGTTGCAAAAATGAAGAATTTAATTATCACAAGAAATTCATTTTTACGACGTAAGAGACCTAATAAAAGCTTTAAAGACTTTAATTTTATTTTGTGGATTATCCCTTCTATATTATTTTTACTGGGGGGTATATTGATTGCTAGCATTCAACGCCAAGTTGAATTATCTAATTGGAATCCTCACTTAATCACTGGTTTGATTGGAATTGCCATTGCTTTTTTTGTTGCCCAATCGCCGGTTGATCTAATTCGTAAGTATTTATCGCCAATATACTTTTTAACCATTTTAAGTCTGATTGCAGTATTGCTTTTCGGTACGGAAGCCTTTGGAGCACAAAGATGGCTAAGTATAGGAGGAATTAATATTCAACCTTCCGAAATTGCGAAATTAACTTCGATACTTGTACTTGCTGGAATTCTTGATCGCAATGAGTTTGATAATCCCAGCAAATTAATTAAGCCATTGCTTGTTATTTTTATTCCTTGGATATTAGTTTTCATTCAGCCAGACTTAGGGACTTCATTAGTTTTTGGTGCTGTCTTACTAGTGATGATGTATTGGTCAGGTATGCCATTTGAATGGGGATTGATTTTCTTGTCAGGTATCTTTACAGCAATCTTTTCAGGAGTCTTTAAAATAATTCTTTTTCTATGGATACCATTTTTAGGATTTTTAGCTTATAGATCTTTACCTAAGAAAAGACTCATTTCTTTATTAGTGATGCTGAGCCAGATAGCTATAGCTTGGATGACTCCTTGGTTATGGACATATGCTCTGCAGGACTATCAAAAAGATAGATTGACCTTATTTTTGGATCCTGGAAAAGATCCTCTTGGCGGAGGCTATCATTTGATCCAGAGTCAAATAGGGATTGGGTCAGGACATCTATTAGGGACTGGTTTGTTACAAGGTCAATTAACCAGATTAAACTTTATTCCCGAGCAACATACTGATTTCATTTTTAGCGCATTAGGAGAAGAGACAGGTTTTTTGGGTACCATTTTTGTAGTAGTTTCGTTTTCTTTATTGATACTTAGGTTATTGGCAATAGCAAGAACTGCTCGTACAGACTTTGAATCTCTTGTGGTCGTTGGCATTGCTTCTATGTTTATGTTTCAGGTGATTGTCAATGTTTTTATGAATATTGGATTAGGCCCAGTTACTGGAATACCTCTTCCTTTTATGAGTTATGGGAGAACTGCATTAATAGTTAATTTCATTTCTATTGGATTGTGTATTTCTGTGGCTCGTCGGAGTCTTTCATTAAGCAAAAGCTTGTGATTAATTCAAATACAATCAAATCAATTCAAGAGCGAATGGCACTAGATGTGCCTGTTGGAAAGCTTGATGAGACTACTGTTAGAAGACTTTGGTGGGCCGCTTTAGACACTTTGCAGGATGAAATTTTATCTAAGATTGATGTAAAAGGAGGGATTTGGCTAGCTTCTCCTTTGCCTGCTTTATATGAGCCAAAGTTACTTGAATCTATGAAAGGTTGGGTTTGGTCCCCTGAGGGTTTAGAGACCTCACGCTTTACAAATATAGGTCTTTTACCTCCTACAAG encodes:
- a CDS encoding Mrp/NBP35 family ATP-binding protein, which encodes MTTADDVLKVLKSIEDSGSGKSVVALNWVGEVRVNLPRVVLRLSLPDFAQKQRDRIAKEIKQLLLKFDDVSDIQIELANVTNPSIGNAGHGEITSLQPIRGIKKIIAVSSGKGGVGKTTVAVNLACSIAQQGFKVGLLDADIYGPNTPTMLGIGDVSPEVSGEGANQKITPIDTCGISMVSMGLLIDEDQPVIWRGPMLNGIIRQFLYQTNWGNKDFLVVDLPPGTGDAQLSLAQSVPMAGVLIVTTPQRVALEDSRRGLAMFKKMNVPVLGVIENMTAFIPPDNSNKRYELFGAGGGQQLASENDVPLLSQIPMEMPILQNGNKTMPLVNIAPDSITATEFKRLSRLIINQLIKTKN
- the rodA gene encoding rod shape-determining protein RodA — encoded protein: MKNLIITRNSFLRRKRPNKSFKDFNFILWIIPSILFLLGGILIASIQRQVELSNWNPHLITGLIGIAIAFFVAQSPVDLIRKYLSPIYFLTILSLIAVLLFGTEAFGAQRWLSIGGINIQPSEIAKLTSILVLAGILDRNEFDNPSKLIKPLLVIFIPWILVFIQPDLGTSLVFGAVLLVMMYWSGMPFEWGLIFLSGIFTAIFSGVFKIILFLWIPFLGFLAYRSLPKKRLISLLVMLSQIAIAWMTPWLWTYALQDYQKDRLTLFLDPGKDPLGGGYHLIQSQIGIGSGHLLGTGLLQGQLTRLNFIPEQHTDFIFSALGEETGFLGTIFVVVSFSLLILRLLAIARTARTDFESLVVVGIASMFMFQVIVNVFMNIGLGPVTGIPLPFMSYGRTALIVNFISIGLCISVARRSLSLSKSL